One Leifsonia shinshuensis DNA window includes the following coding sequences:
- a CDS encoding LLM class flavin-dependent oxidoreductase — translation MAARLEIGIDTFGDITLDADGNPLPHAQVLRNVVAEGVQADQAGLHFIGIGEHHRKDFSVAAPEVVLAAIAGQTERIHLGSAVTVLSSDDPVRVFQRFATLDGVSNGRAEVILGRGSFIESFPLFGFDLAQYEELFDEKLDLFAAIRQQEPVTWSGTLRPPLTDQSVYPPVEHGLLKTWIGVGGSPESVVRAARYGLPLMVAIIGGGPMRFQPLTELYRNALEQFGQDTGLPIGVHSPGFVAETDQEAKDLLWPHWEAMTNRIGRERGWPPATRARFEHEAAEDGALVVGSPETVAQKIAYAARGLGLTRFDVKLSNGTLGHEHIMRAIDLLGREVAPRVDELLS, via the coding sequence ATGGCCGCACGGCTGGAGATCGGGATCGACACGTTCGGCGACATCACGCTGGACGCCGACGGGAATCCGCTGCCGCACGCTCAGGTGCTGCGCAACGTCGTGGCGGAGGGCGTCCAGGCCGACCAGGCCGGCCTCCACTTCATCGGCATCGGCGAGCACCACCGCAAAGACTTCTCGGTGGCGGCCCCGGAGGTCGTGCTCGCGGCGATCGCCGGCCAGACCGAGCGCATCCACCTCGGCTCAGCGGTCACGGTGCTGAGCTCGGACGACCCGGTGCGGGTGTTCCAGCGCTTCGCCACCCTCGACGGCGTCTCGAACGGCCGCGCGGAGGTCATCCTCGGCCGGGGCTCCTTCATCGAGTCGTTCCCGCTGTTCGGCTTCGATCTGGCGCAGTACGAAGAGCTCTTCGACGAGAAGCTCGACCTCTTCGCCGCGATCCGGCAGCAGGAGCCGGTGACCTGGAGCGGGACGCTGCGGCCGCCGCTCACCGACCAGTCGGTGTATCCGCCGGTCGAGCACGGCCTCCTGAAGACCTGGATCGGCGTCGGCGGCAGCCCGGAGTCGGTGGTCCGCGCCGCGCGTTACGGCCTCCCGCTGATGGTCGCGATCATCGGCGGCGGCCCGATGCGCTTCCAGCCGCTCACCGAGCTCTACCGCAACGCGCTGGAGCAGTTCGGCCAGGACACCGGCCTCCCGATCGGCGTGCACTCCCCCGGCTTCGTCGCCGAGACCGACCAGGAGGCCAAGGACCTGCTCTGGCCGCACTGGGAGGCCATGACCAACCGGATCGGCCGCGAGCGCGGCTGGCCGCCCGCGACCCGCGCGCGCTTCGAGCACGAGGCGGCGGAGGACGGCGCCCTGGTCGTCGGCTCGCCGGAGACGGTCGCGCAGAAGATCGCGTACGCCGCACGCGGCCTCGGCCTCACCCGGTTCGACGTCAAGCTGAGCAACGGGACGCTGGGCCACGAGCACATCATGCGGGCGATCGACCTGCTCGGCCGCGAGGTCGCGCCGCGCGTGGATGAGCTATTGTCGTAG
- a CDS encoding acyltransferase family protein: protein MSRPDLQRTPSARPKDTSVQALRGIACILVVVWHSVGLGELSLWRFTSDSAWEFALGLLEYLRMPLFTFLSGYVYAMRPISVGASPWRFLRSKARRLLVPMLVVGTAYILAFDLIPGWGGSGLRPFWTWHIIPVAHLWFIWAVLWCFVAVAVLDARGRLSTRRGMLIALVVSFALSAVLPKGIATPFASAAAVYLSFFFLAGMACRRFDWRSAPRRRHLIALGAFVVLFAVTILGTVAGVRPSPDGVVGNLVGALFCALVVLVRFSSRPLEWLGARSFAIFLFHYFAVQFCRMAFVALGFHDVTVCIVVTTVVALLASVVLERILRSWRVTRTLALGERWTAAT from the coding sequence ATGTCGCGCCCCGATCTTCAGCGCACGCCGTCGGCACGGCCGAAGGACACGTCGGTCCAAGCCCTCCGCGGCATCGCCTGCATCCTCGTGGTGGTCTGGCATTCCGTCGGTCTTGGCGAGCTGTCGCTCTGGCGGTTCACGAGCGATTCCGCGTGGGAGTTCGCGCTCGGACTGCTGGAGTACCTGCGCATGCCGCTCTTCACGTTCCTGTCGGGTTACGTCTATGCGATGCGACCGATCAGCGTCGGCGCATCCCCCTGGCGCTTCCTCCGTTCGAAGGCGCGACGACTGCTCGTTCCGATGCTCGTGGTCGGCACGGCCTACATCCTGGCGTTCGACCTGATCCCGGGCTGGGGCGGGAGCGGTCTGCGACCGTTCTGGACGTGGCACATCATCCCCGTCGCGCATCTCTGGTTCATCTGGGCGGTGCTCTGGTGCTTCGTCGCGGTCGCCGTCCTCGACGCGCGCGGCCGGCTGTCCACGCGGCGAGGGATGCTGATCGCGCTGGTCGTGTCGTTCGCGCTCTCGGCCGTCCTGCCGAAGGGCATCGCGACTCCGTTCGCCTCGGCGGCCGCGGTGTACCTCTCGTTCTTCTTCCTCGCGGGGATGGCCTGCCGCCGCTTCGACTGGCGCAGCGCGCCACGGCGCCGGCACCTGATCGCCCTCGGCGCGTTCGTCGTGCTGTTCGCGGTGACGATCCTCGGCACCGTCGCCGGTGTTCGCCCGTCACCGGACGGCGTCGTCGGCAACCTCGTCGGAGCGCTGTTCTGCGCGCTCGTCGTGCTCGTGCGGTTCTCGTCGAGGCCGCTCGAATGGCTGGGGGCCAGGTCGTTCGCGATCTTCCTGTTCCACTACTTCGCCGTCCAGTTCTGCCGGATGGCCTTCGTCGCGCTGGGCTTCCACGACGTGACCGTGTGCATCGTCGTGACCACCGTCGTGGCGCTGCTCGCCTCGGTGGTTCTCGAGCGCATCCTGCGTTCGTGGCGCGTCACCAGAACCCTCGCTCTCGGCGAGCGGTGGACCGCCGCCACGTAG
- a CDS encoding DedA family protein, which produces MIHHAGLIPWLDPTTIIGAAGPWALIVVCGIVFAETGLLVGFLLPGDTLLVISGLLTHTSRVFGVDIWWVCLAIAFAAFLGGEVGYLIGHKAGPRVFERKETGLFSMENVRRTNAFFDRFGALAVILARFVPIVRTFAPVAAGVGHMNYKKYSLYNAIGALLWGAGLTLFGFVIGYIPPIANFVSHYIDMILIGAVVITLIPTLFHYFQSLRKAKKKRLEAEAAAATATDATVSDPHPTPDV; this is translated from the coding sequence GTGATCCATCACGCCGGCCTCATCCCCTGGCTCGACCCCACCACCATCATCGGCGCGGCCGGTCCGTGGGCGCTGATCGTGGTGTGCGGGATCGTGTTCGCCGAGACGGGCCTCCTGGTCGGCTTCCTGCTGCCGGGCGACACCCTGCTGGTGATCTCCGGCCTGCTCACGCACACCTCCCGTGTCTTCGGCGTCGACATCTGGTGGGTCTGCCTGGCCATCGCGTTCGCGGCGTTCCTCGGCGGAGAGGTCGGCTACCTGATCGGGCACAAGGCGGGCCCGCGCGTGTTCGAGCGCAAGGAGACCGGTCTGTTCAGCATGGAGAACGTGCGCCGCACCAACGCGTTCTTCGACCGGTTCGGCGCGCTCGCGGTCATCCTGGCGCGCTTCGTGCCGATCGTGCGCACATTCGCCCCGGTCGCCGCGGGCGTCGGGCACATGAACTACAAGAAGTACTCGCTGTACAACGCGATCGGCGCGCTGCTCTGGGGCGCCGGCCTCACGCTGTTCGGTTTCGTCATCGGCTACATCCCGCCGATCGCCAACTTCGTGTCGCATTACATCGACATGATCCTCATCGGCGCGGTGGTGATCACGCTCATCCCGACGCTGTTCCACTACTTCCAGTCGCTGCGCAAGGCGAAGAAGAAGCGCCTGGAGGCCGAAGCGGCCGCCGCCACCGCAACCGACGCCACGGTCTCCGACCCGCACCCCACGCCCGACGTCTGA
- a CDS encoding cation diffusion facilitator family transporter yields the protein MSHDHGHSANRNRLLIAIGIVAAVLVVQIIGAWLSGSLALLADAGHMLSDLTGLIVALMATIVAARPPTDRQTFGYRRAEVFGALINGLILVVVAVFVSIGAIGRLVSGETEVQSGPMLVVAVIGLVANLGALLLLRPAADHSINMRGAYLEVFGDLIGSLTVIVAAVVIMFTGFAPADAIASLLIAAFIVPRAVLLLRDVVRVLSEAAPADTDVAEIRDHILGTPGVVAVHDVHVWAITSGAPVFTAHVVVEAGVFRSGGTGKLLDELSGCLAKHFDVEHSTFQLEPAEHAAHEDEFHR from the coding sequence ATGAGTCACGACCACGGCCACTCCGCCAACCGCAACCGGCTCCTGATCGCCATCGGGATCGTCGCCGCGGTGCTCGTCGTGCAGATCATCGGCGCGTGGCTGAGCGGATCGCTGGCGCTGCTGGCGGACGCCGGTCACATGCTGAGCGATCTGACCGGGCTGATCGTCGCCCTGATGGCCACCATCGTCGCCGCCCGGCCGCCGACCGACCGCCAGACGTTCGGCTACCGCCGGGCCGAGGTCTTCGGCGCGCTGATCAACGGGCTGATCCTCGTCGTCGTCGCGGTGTTCGTGAGCATCGGCGCGATCGGACGGCTCGTGTCGGGGGAGACGGAGGTCCAGTCCGGCCCGATGCTCGTGGTCGCCGTCATCGGCCTGGTCGCGAACCTCGGCGCCCTGCTGCTGCTGCGTCCCGCCGCCGATCACTCGATCAACATGCGCGGCGCGTACCTGGAGGTGTTCGGCGACCTGATCGGCTCGCTGACCGTCATCGTCGCGGCCGTCGTGATCATGTTCACCGGCTTCGCCCCGGCCGACGCGATCGCGTCGCTGCTGATCGCGGCGTTCATCGTCCCGCGCGCCGTACTGCTGCTGCGCGACGTGGTGCGCGTGCTCAGCGAGGCGGCCCCCGCGGACACCGACGTCGCGGAGATCCGCGACCACATCCTGGGCACCCCGGGCGTCGTCGCCGTGCACGACGTGCACGTCTGGGCCATCACGTCGGGCGCGCCGGTGTTCACGGCGCACGTCGTGGTCGAGGCCGGCGTCTTCCGGTCGGGCGGGACGGGGAAGCTGCTGGACGAGCTGTCCGGATGCCTGGCCAAGCACTTCGACGTCGAGCACTCGACGTTCCAGCTCGAGCCGGCCGAGCACGCCGCGCACGAGGACGAGTTCCACCGCTGA
- the rdgB gene encoding RdgB/HAM1 family non-canonical purine NTP pyrophosphatase yields MVRVVLATHNRHKALEFQQILGDAVPGLEIVGYDGPEPVEDGVTFEANALIKARAAAAHTGLPALADDSGICVDAMGGAPGIFSARWAGRHGDAQANLQLLLDQLADLPDGTRAAHFTATLALVSPAGETVVEGIWPGSIAHEPRGEHGHGYDPIFVPDGHDATAAELGPEVKNAESHRSRAFTAIVPALRDLVAAAG; encoded by the coding sequence ATGGTCCGCGTCGTCCTCGCCACGCACAACCGGCACAAGGCGCTGGAGTTCCAGCAGATCCTGGGCGACGCCGTCCCCGGCCTCGAGATCGTCGGCTACGACGGCCCGGAGCCGGTGGAGGACGGCGTGACCTTCGAGGCGAACGCGCTGATCAAGGCGCGCGCCGCGGCCGCCCACACCGGGTTGCCGGCGCTGGCCGACGACTCCGGAATCTGCGTCGACGCGATGGGCGGCGCCCCGGGGATCTTCTCGGCGCGCTGGGCCGGACGGCACGGCGACGCGCAGGCCAACCTCCAGCTGTTGCTCGACCAGCTCGCCGACCTCCCGGACGGCACGCGCGCGGCGCACTTCACGGCGACGCTCGCACTGGTCTCACCGGCCGGCGAGACCGTGGTCGAGGGGATCTGGCCCGGCAGCATCGCGCACGAGCCGCGCGGCGAGCACGGCCACGGCTACGACCCGATCTTCGTGCCGGACGGCCACGACGCGACGGCGGCCGAGCTCGGGCCGGAGGTCAAGAACGCCGAGAGCCACCGCTCGCGGGCCTTCACGGCCATCGTGCCGGCGCTGCGGGACCTGGTCGCGGCCGCGGGCTGA
- the rph gene encoding ribonuclease PH, producing MTDITRADGRTPDGLRPVTIERGWSRQAEGSALISFGNTRVLCTASFTNGVPRWMAGKGKGWVTAEYAMLPRSTNERMDRESVKGRIGGRTHEISRLIGRSLRAVVDMKALGENTIVIDCDVLQADGGTRTAAITGAYVALADALEWGREHRFIGQKATPLIDSVSAVSVGIIDGTPMLDLAYVEDVRAETDMNVVVTGRGLFVEVQGTAEGAPFDRGELNALLDLALGGATELAAVQRAALESSALGIEG from the coding sequence GTGACCGACATCACCCGCGCGGATGGCCGCACCCCCGACGGCCTCCGGCCCGTCACCATCGAGCGCGGCTGGAGCCGGCAGGCCGAGGGCTCGGCGCTGATCTCGTTCGGCAACACGCGTGTGCTCTGCACGGCGTCGTTCACGAACGGCGTGCCGCGCTGGATGGCCGGCAAGGGCAAAGGCTGGGTCACCGCCGAGTACGCCATGCTGCCGCGCTCCACGAACGAGCGCATGGACCGGGAGTCCGTCAAGGGCAGGATCGGCGGCCGCACCCACGAGATCAGCCGGCTGATCGGCCGCAGCCTCCGCGCGGTGGTGGACATGAAGGCGCTCGGCGAGAACACCATCGTGATCGACTGCGACGTGCTGCAGGCCGACGGCGGCACCCGCACCGCCGCGATCACCGGCGCCTACGTGGCCCTGGCGGACGCGCTGGAGTGGGGCCGCGAGCACCGCTTCATCGGCCAGAAGGCCACCCCGCTGATCGACTCGGTGTCCGCGGTCTCGGTCGGAATCATCGACGGCACGCCGATGCTCGACCTCGCCTACGTGGAGGATGTCCGCGCCGAGACCGACATGAACGTGGTCGTGACCGGCCGCGGCCTGTTCGTGGAGGTGCAGGGCACCGCCGAGGGCGCGCCCTTCGACCGCGGCGAGCTGAACGCGCTGCTGGACCTGGCTCTCGGCGGCGCGACCGAGCTGGCCGCCGTGCAGCGCGCAGCGCTCGAGTCGTCCGCGCTCGGCATCGAGGGCTGA
- the murI gene encoding glutamate racemase: MTDAPIGIFDSGVGGLTVARAIRDQLPNESLLYVGDTAHSPYGPKSIADVRRYSLEVLDFLVEQGVKLIVIACNTASSAMLRDARERYSVPVIEVIQPAVRRAVSATRTGRVGVIGTAGTISSRAYEDAFAAAPSLELFTQACPRFVEFVEAGITSGEEVLRVTAEYLQPLREADVDTLVLGCTHYPFLKGAISYVMGEGVSLVSSDTETAKDVYRTLVSRGLERTEITPPSIRYEATGSDADYFLRLAHRFIGPEIFRVDLVQTGVIDLPL; the protein is encoded by the coding sequence GTGACGGATGCGCCGATTGGGATCTTCGACTCGGGGGTCGGTGGGCTCACCGTCGCCCGGGCCATCCGCGACCAGCTCCCCAACGAGTCGCTGCTCTATGTCGGCGACACCGCGCACTCGCCGTACGGGCCGAAGTCGATCGCGGACGTCCGCCGCTACTCCCTGGAGGTCCTGGACTTCCTGGTCGAGCAGGGCGTCAAGCTGATCGTGATCGCCTGCAACACCGCGTCGTCCGCGATGCTGCGCGACGCCCGCGAGCGCTACTCGGTGCCGGTCATCGAGGTCATCCAGCCGGCCGTGCGCCGCGCCGTCTCGGCGACCAGGACGGGCCGGGTCGGCGTCATCGGCACGGCGGGCACGATCTCCTCCCGCGCCTACGAGGACGCCTTCGCCGCCGCGCCGTCCCTCGAGCTCTTCACGCAGGCCTGCCCGCGCTTCGTGGAGTTCGTGGAGGCCGGGATCACCAGCGGCGAGGAGGTGCTGCGCGTCACGGCCGAGTACCTCCAGCCGCTGCGCGAGGCCGACGTGGACACGCTCGTGCTCGGCTGCACGCACTACCCGTTCCTGAAGGGCGCGATCTCGTACGTGATGGGCGAGGGCGTCTCGCTGGTCTCCAGCGACACCGAGACCGCCAAGGACGTCTACCGCACGCTCGTCAGTCGCGGCCTGGAGCGGACCGAGATCACGCCGCCCAGCATCCGCTACGAGGCGACCGGTTCGGACGCCGACTACTTCCTGCGCCTCGCGCACCGCTTCATCGGGCCGGAGATCTTCCGGGTCGACCTGGTGCAGACCGGCGTGATCGACCTCCCGCTCTGA
- a CDS encoding nicotinate phosphoribosyltransferase — protein sequence MTESSALLTDRYELTMLDAALLRGTHERESVFEAFTRHLPAGRRYGVIAGTGRLLELIERFRFGDAELEYLREASVVRQETLDWLADFRFSGTIRGYREGEVFFPGSPFLIVDAPFAEGVILETLILSVFNYDSAVASAAARMVTAAAGRPLAEMGSRRANERSAVAAARAAYIAGFGATSNLEAGRTWGVPTMGTAAHAFTLLHDSEEDAFRAQVAALGPGTTLLVDTFDVEQAIETAVRVAGPELGAVRLDSGDLPKLVRQVRAQLDRLGATKTRITVTNDLDEFTIAALSSSPVDSYGVGTAVVTGSGSPASGMVYKLVAHRDDDGTWVPVAKKSEGKPSIGGRKHPIRRLDASGHAVAEVIHIVEAGDQPDDTGRDLLVPLVADGEVQREHLGPEGTRRAREHRASAMRELPDEAFRLGRGDPVLPTIFG from the coding sequence GTGACCGAGTCCTCCGCGCTCCTGACCGACCGCTACGAGCTCACGATGCTCGACGCCGCGCTGCTGAGGGGCACGCACGAGAGGGAGAGCGTCTTCGAGGCGTTCACCCGTCACCTGCCGGCCGGCCGCCGCTACGGCGTCATCGCGGGCACCGGGCGCCTGCTGGAGCTGATCGAACGGTTCCGCTTCGGGGACGCCGAGCTGGAGTACCTGCGCGAGGCCTCTGTGGTGCGGCAGGAGACCCTCGACTGGCTCGCGGACTTCCGGTTCTCCGGCACCATCCGGGGCTACCGGGAAGGTGAGGTCTTCTTCCCCGGGTCGCCGTTCCTGATCGTGGACGCGCCGTTCGCGGAGGGGGTCATCCTCGAGACGCTCATCCTCAGCGTCTTCAACTACGACTCGGCCGTCGCCTCCGCCGCCGCGCGGATGGTCACGGCCGCCGCCGGCCGTCCGCTCGCCGAGATGGGCTCGCGCCGCGCCAACGAGCGCAGCGCCGTCGCAGCCGCGCGGGCCGCGTACATCGCGGGGTTCGGCGCGACCTCCAACCTGGAGGCGGGGCGCACCTGGGGCGTGCCGACGATGGGCACGGCCGCGCACGCGTTCACGCTACTGCACGACAGCGAGGAGGACGCCTTCCGTGCGCAGGTCGCGGCACTCGGCCCCGGCACCACGCTGCTGGTCGACACCTTCGACGTGGAGCAGGCGATCGAGACGGCCGTGCGCGTGGCCGGTCCGGAGCTCGGCGCCGTCCGCCTCGACTCCGGCGACCTCCCGAAGCTCGTGCGCCAGGTGCGCGCCCAGCTCGACCGGCTCGGCGCGACGAAGACCCGCATCACCGTGACCAACGACCTGGACGAGTTCACCATCGCTGCGCTGTCGTCGTCGCCGGTCGACTCGTACGGGGTCGGCACCGCGGTCGTCACCGGCTCGGGGTCACCGGCCTCCGGGATGGTCTACAAGCTCGTCGCCCACCGCGACGACGACGGCACGTGGGTGCCGGTGGCGAAGAAGTCGGAGGGCAAGCCGAGCATCGGCGGCCGCAAGCACCCGATCCGCCGGCTCGACGCGTCGGGGCACGCGGTCGCGGAGGTCATCCACATCGTGGAGGCGGGCGATCAGCCGGACGACACCGGCCGCGACCTGCTCGTGCCGCTGGTCGCCGACGGCGAGGTGCAGCGCGAGCACCTCGGGCCGGAGGGCACGCGGCGGGCACGCGAGCACCGCGCGAGCGCGATGAGGGAGCTGCCGGACGAGGCGTTCCGGCTGGGCCGGGGCGACCCGGTGCTGCCGACGATCTTCGGCTGA
- a CDS encoding DUF3039 domain-containing protein has product MNDASILEPGGEPGGGGTSTLERELLETPQISEPGDHERFSHYVKKEQILESAMTGKPVKALCGKMWTPGRDPEKFPVCPTCKEIYEKLRDE; this is encoded by the coding sequence ATGAACGACGCCAGCATCCTCGAACCCGGTGGAGAGCCGGGCGGCGGTGGCACGAGCACACTCGAGCGCGAGCTTCTGGAGACGCCGCAGATCTCCGAGCCCGGCGACCACGAGCGCTTCTCGCACTACGTGAAGAAGGAGCAGATCCTCGAGTCCGCCATGACCGGCAAACCGGTCAAGGCGCTGTGCGGCAAGATGTGGACCCCGGGCCGCGACCCGGAGAAGTTCCCGGTCTGCCCCACCTGCAAGGAGATCTACGAGAAGCTGCGGGACGAGTAG
- a CDS encoding ABC transporter ATP-binding protein — protein MSEIAQSETEQAAPAARPAAKRTQPKTAAAAAGSSTRTPTPRKRTTTAKTAQKPRTAKAVVETAAAVPAPAQPAEPIRPAPVVDTRPSVLAIHGLSKRYGPIVAVDGVTLDVREGSFYGIVGPNGAGKTTTLSMVTGLLRPDEGRIVVHGVDVWTEPVRAKHVIGVLPDKLRLFDRLTGAQFLHYAGTLRGLSAKTVHARTADLANAFGIADALDRLVADYSAGMTKKIALAAAMIHSPRLLVLDEPFESVDPVSAANVVDILQRYTAAGGTVVLSSHGMDMIERVCDSVAIIVRGQVLAAGTIDEVRGEQTLEERFVDLAGGRKAAEGMEWLHSFSD, from the coding sequence ATGTCCGAGATCGCGCAGTCCGAGACGGAGCAGGCGGCGCCCGCCGCGCGCCCCGCCGCCAAGCGCACGCAGCCGAAGACCGCGGCGGCGGCCGCGGGCTCGAGCACGCGGACGCCCACTCCGCGCAAGCGGACGACCACCGCCAAGACGGCGCAGAAGCCGCGCACCGCGAAGGCCGTCGTCGAGACGGCCGCCGCGGTCCCCGCACCCGCGCAGCCGGCGGAACCGATCCGTCCGGCCCCTGTCGTGGACACCCGCCCGAGCGTCCTCGCCATCCACGGCCTCAGCAAGCGCTACGGCCCGATCGTCGCCGTCGACGGCGTCACGCTGGACGTGCGCGAGGGCTCCTTCTACGGCATCGTCGGCCCGAACGGCGCGGGCAAGACCACGACCCTGTCGATGGTCACCGGCCTGCTGCGACCCGACGAGGGCCGCATCGTCGTGCACGGCGTGGACGTCTGGACCGAGCCGGTGCGCGCCAAGCACGTCATCGGCGTCCTTCCGGACAAGCTGCGCCTGTTCGACCGCCTCACCGGAGCGCAGTTCCTGCACTATGCCGGAACGCTGCGCGGGCTCTCCGCCAAGACCGTCCACGCCCGCACCGCCGATCTCGCGAACGCGTTCGGCATCGCCGACGCGCTCGACCGCCTGGTCGCCGACTACTCCGCGGGCATGACGAAGAAGATCGCCCTCGCGGCCGCCATGATCCACTCGCCGCGCCTCCTGGTGCTCGACGAGCCGTTCGAGTCCGTCGACCCGGTCTCCGCTGCGAACGTCGTGGACATCCTGCAGCGCTACACCGCCGCGGGCGGCACGGTCGTGCTCTCCAGCCACGGCATGGACATGATCGAGCGGGTCTGCGACAGCGTCGCGATCATCGTCCGCGGCCAGGTGCTCGCGGCCGGGACCATCGACGAGGTGCGCGGCGAGCAGACCCTGGAGGAACGGTTCGTCGACCTGGCCGGTGGACGCAAGGCGGCGGAGGGCATGGAGTGGTTGCACAGCTTCTCGGACTGA